From the genome of Liolophura sinensis isolate JHLJ2023 chromosome 5, CUHK_Ljap_v2, whole genome shotgun sequence:
GCAAGACATTTTTGAATGAGTAGTTCGAGTAGAAAATTTGTAAAGGTCAATTTTGTGTCAGATTTGTGGGTGTGGACATAAAGTtttactactgtaattcttcaaccttttcgctaTTTGCATAGTGTTTATTTAGAAATATTCTgcaagcattattctgtgtagactggtaaaagtatactttttgtgaagctctgaaattggccaatccaaccaatgtagttttgactccaaaatcatgcaaaatgtgcataaattgctctgaaaggtGCTTTTTCATACgcaaaaagtttgaggaattagggtaaatgcAGAGTCAGGATCATATAATGGCAAAAAAAACACCATATTGGTGCCCTATTGCTTACAACTGTAGTAGAAAGCAAGGAACTGGAACTATGCTGGGTTTATCAGCAGCTACATCTACAGGTCATGACCCATTAAGACAAATCATATGACTCACAGAAGAAGCCGCTgattgtcaggtgcctgacaaaggCCCAGTGGTTTAGTctgggtactctggtttcctcaacttGATCACCATCATTTATGGggtaagtgaacaattcttaaacacaaatgaaaaaagtaaatatataggAACAAGTACATCTACAATGTAGCACTTTTGTATCAGTATGATTAAAGAGATGCAGTAATAGGTATACATTTATTGAGATATGCAAGACAAGATTTCTTTCACACTGTTACCAGAATAGTTTAATACAACATTTTAGAAAAATGCATAAACTACTTATTAAAagttctctgttttttttgAACCGCATTGTCTGAAGTCAGTCTTTTGATTTTTATGACCTTTTTAGTTTCCATGTATTAACACTTATCTCCATACTGTTTTTGAACAGTTGAACTGTGTAACAAAAGCGATAGGCTGTTCCTGAACCATTTTCAGAAAGTGTTCTGGAGAAATATTTGGCCCTCATGGTGAAATCATTCTTTAATTTAGAAAGTGGTGGCTGACAAGCTGACAtggtcattgcgccacactgatgTGCTAACCCTCTCTGCCACGGAgaacccatatatatatatatatatatatatgtaggctctataaatacaaaattgaagcacacaacacaacatttgatAGTTCAAGTCCGGTAATGATTGAAGAAAGctatatgaaatgaaatggaaGCTCTACTACTTTAACTTTTCATTCTTGTGGTCTTAAAAATCATAATAAATCAATGTATGTGTATAGGTTTGTTGGGTTTCGAGTTCCAGAAagtgcatgatacatgtaaatgtttccgAGATGCTCATCCAAACAGCGCTAGAAACAAGACATGGGTCACAGATTGGTTAGATGCACTCTGAGAGTGGCACTGCAGAAGACTTAGCTTTTTTTAACAGGGACTCTTGAATGATGTTGTACTTCCTTTGACTATGGTCTGTTGTAGGTAACTACAACTTTTGATATCATGATAACTGTTCACCCTTAGGCCATCCTTAGAAGTTAAATcgaaagaaattaacattgtgagaaaaatgaaaaaaaaaaaaaagaaatttcatcaAAAGTCCTATAAAAACTTAAAGGCCTTTTTTGATGGTGATTCAGGTTTTAAAAAGATGGCCTGAACTTTCCCTTGATGGTGAACTGTCTTGTTTCATTAATATTATTTtctagacatttttttttctggtacaCAAAGTTGATAAGCTTTAAGAGAATATTGAGCGTTGTTACTAAGCTTGAGATTGCAAGCATtgtttataaaaatgttttctggTTTTCCTGTGGGTTtcctgtgggtttcccccgggctctgtccagtttcctctgacCAGAATGCTTGCTTCCGtcgagtatagcgtaaaacaccgatcaaataaataaatatgttttcagaCACTTTTAtcatacacatgcacactgaACAGGGAAGGTCATATTATAATGTAACAGCTGTCTCTGCCTGTGCATAAAGAAAAATAGTGAGAAAGATgggattttctttctttcagatcTGAAAAATGCCAGTCCCTTTGTACCCAATGTATTTGGAGACACCTTACTCCTTCAAATACACGAATCTAACCCCAGCGATAACAAACTGTACAGGAGGCGTTGTGTGGATCCACAAAGTGCTTGGCGAATGTGTGCTGACCAACCGACAGTATGCATCAGTTATCTGTGGACTTGTCTCCCTTCTTATTTGGATGACAGTCGGCTTTCCGTGAGTACCATTTCCTgaagctgatttatttatttatttacttgattggtgatttacggtCTATTCTGGTCTATTTGAAGCTAGTAACATGTTTTATATGAAGCTTTTCCACCAATTTAGGGAATCAGAATTTTGTTAAtcttgtttaaatatttattgagtATGTTCATgcttaaataaaatttttgatttaacaattttgtacaaatgaaaacagTTGACCTGCTTACTGTTTTGTAGGCAGATCTACAAAAATTGTCGCAACCCGGCAGGCCTGGAGGGACTGTCTCTTCTGTTTGTAATTCAATGGCTTTTAGGTGATAGTACAAATTTAATAGGATGTATTCTAACAGAGCAGTTACCAGTGCAGGTAAGattgcatactcctcacagtgcatgcATCGCTCTGTacttttcactttacatcactgccactactagCAAATTTtctacagaaatcttgaacaaccccgaggtcactggggtcacagtgatgaggcaggaagtgatgtctgaaaacacaaacagctTTTGAGTCTAACAATTCGTTATActcatgcattctctttatctagagcatgtgcaacatgattctaaccaaaacctaaaacaattttattgatgaatggtGATGAAATCATTCCACGGAAGGGCACAGTCTGACAGGTGTTGCGGCTAAGCCTAAACCAGCCCACATATATCTCAAAGGCTCCGAAAGGTTAAACTTGTCtcttggtggcagtgatgtaaagcgaaaggtagagaatGACGCATGCGTCGTACGGAGTATGGTAAGATTGACCGTTCTGAATGAACTAGCCAGTTCCTAGAATAaccaaggggaggtaaccaaTCTTTTggaaattatctccccttaaaaGGCCATCACATACGATGTAATGTGACTTTGGTCAGAATTATTTAAATTCAATCTAGTTTTTATAAATCAGAATTAAAGTGATATTTGTGCACATGTTTTTCTGAActgttttttgttgaaatatatgtactgtaagtcTGCATGACTAGGCTAAATCAGCTGTGGAAGCTGGATTATTACAGAATGGTACCTGAGATGGTTTAGAGAGAATCTAGTAATTCTGGTAACATCTAAATCTGGAATAAGTCAAAATACAATCTAGGACACATGG
Proteins encoded in this window:
- the LOC135465921 gene encoding lysosomal amino acid transporter 1 homolog encodes the protein MPVPLYPMYLETPYSFKYTNLTPAITNCTGGVVWIHKVLGECVLTNRQYASVICGLVSLLIWMTVGFPQIYKNCRNPAGLEGLSLLFVIQWLLGDSTNLIGCILTEQLPVQTYTAVYYVSADLVLLSQIIYFKTKKHLSEKGARSSAEQFTW